CCCTAAGAACACTGTCCCGCGTATAAGAAAGAAAGCCAACTTCAACGTGAAGAAGATCAACCAGATCGAAAACAAAGTTCATCACGATGTGGTCGCCTTTCTGAACAATTTAGCTGAGTATATCGGTGAGGATTCTAAATACGTTCACCTGGGGATGACCTCGTACGATGTGGTTGACACTGCTCTATCGATGATTTTGAAGGATGCCGGGAATATCATCCTCAAGGATTTAGAGGAGTTGAACAAGGTTATTAAGAGGAGGGCTTTTCAATATAAAATGACTCCGATGATCGGCAGGACCCATGGGGTTCAGGCTGAGCCGAT
This sequence is a window from Candidatus Zixiibacteriota bacterium. Protein-coding genes within it:
- a CDS encoding lyase family protein, with amino-acid sequence MIARYTLPQMQELWSDENKFRKWIEVEILACEAQAKLGNIPKNTVPRIRKKANFNVKKINQIENKVHHDVVAFLNNLAEYIGEDSKYVHLGMTSYDVVDTALSMILKDAGNIILKDLEELNKVIKRRAFQYKMTPMIGRTHGVQAEPISLGFKFALWYSEIERDIERLQKAIKIVSVGKLSGAVGNFAHLSPKVEEYVCKKAG